A window of the Mycobacteriales bacterium genome harbors these coding sequences:
- the uvrC gene encoding excinuclease ABC subunit UvrC — protein MADPASYRPAPGSIPDSPGVYRFRDERGRVIYVGKAKSLRSRLSSYFQDVYNLHPRTQQMVRSAAAVDWTVVSTEVEALQLEYNWIKEFDPRFNVRYRDDKSYPWLAVTLDEAYPRAQVMRGAKRRGVKYFGPYAHAWAIRETLDALLRVFPMRTCSAGVFKRAGQVGRPCLLGYIDKCSAPCVGRVDEVEHRVIAEDFVDFMSGQTQKFVKRLEREMRAASDAQEYERAARLRDDIGALRRAMEKQAVVLGDGTDADVVAFAQDELEAAVQVFYVRDGRVRGQRGWVVDKVGDVQTPDLVEQFLTQAYLDGASLDSEVPREVLVPELPDDPDVVTELLELVRGAKVSLRVPQRGDKRALLETVARNAAESFARHKLRRSTDLTARSLALQEIQDSLGLDQAPLRIECYDVSNLQGTDVVASMVVFEDGLPRKSEYRRFAIKGVAGQDDVASIHEVITRRFRRYLEERIETGEAGVDDAEDDAEDGDGSGGAKSHRPIDPVTGRPRKFAYPPQLVVVDGGPPQVAAAAAAMRELGIDDVALCGLAKRLEEVWLPDRADPVILARTSEGLYLLQRVRDEAHRFAITYHRQRRSVSMTQSQLDAVPGLGETRRKALLRHFGSVKRLRAATVEEIAEVPGVGPRTAVAVHSALAGTPAPAPGVDPTTGEILDGRDTVSSGVAGSGSPS, from the coding sequence GTGGCGGATCCGGCGAGCTATCGACCCGCTCCCGGATCGATCCCCGACTCACCCGGTGTCTACCGCTTCCGCGACGAACGCGGCCGGGTCATCTACGTCGGAAAGGCGAAGAGCCTGCGCAGCCGGCTGTCGTCGTACTTCCAGGACGTGTACAACCTCCATCCGCGCACGCAGCAGATGGTGCGCAGCGCAGCGGCGGTCGACTGGACCGTGGTCTCGACCGAGGTGGAGGCACTGCAGCTCGAGTACAACTGGATCAAGGAGTTCGATCCGCGCTTCAACGTCCGCTACCGCGACGACAAGTCGTATCCGTGGCTCGCGGTGACCCTTGACGAGGCCTACCCAAGAGCCCAGGTGATGCGCGGGGCGAAACGCAGAGGCGTGAAGTACTTCGGTCCGTATGCCCATGCCTGGGCCATCCGCGAGACCCTCGATGCGCTGCTGCGGGTGTTTCCGATGCGCACCTGCAGCGCGGGGGTGTTCAAGCGGGCCGGTCAGGTCGGGCGACCGTGCCTGCTCGGCTACATCGACAAGTGCTCTGCGCCATGCGTCGGTCGGGTCGACGAGGTCGAGCATCGGGTGATCGCCGAGGACTTCGTCGACTTCATGTCCGGGCAGACCCAGAAGTTCGTCAAACGGCTCGAACGCGAGATGCGGGCAGCGTCGGATGCCCAGGAGTACGAGCGGGCGGCGCGGCTCCGTGACGACATCGGTGCGCTGCGCCGGGCGATGGAGAAGCAGGCGGTCGTCCTCGGCGACGGGACCGACGCCGACGTCGTCGCGTTCGCGCAGGACGAGCTCGAGGCCGCCGTCCAGGTGTTCTACGTCCGGGACGGGCGGGTGCGCGGCCAGCGCGGCTGGGTGGTCGACAAGGTCGGTGACGTGCAGACTCCCGATCTCGTGGAGCAGTTCCTGACCCAGGCCTATCTCGACGGTGCGAGTCTCGACAGCGAGGTGCCCCGCGAGGTGCTCGTGCCCGAGCTCCCGGACGACCCGGACGTCGTGACCGAGCTGCTCGAGCTCGTCCGCGGGGCGAAGGTGTCGCTGCGGGTGCCGCAACGCGGTGACAAGCGGGCCCTGCTCGAGACCGTCGCCCGCAACGCCGCCGAGTCCTTCGCCCGGCACAAGCTGCGCCGCTCGACCGACCTGACCGCCCGTTCGCTGGCGCTCCAGGAGATTCAGGACTCGCTCGGGCTCGACCAGGCGCCGCTACGGATCGAGTGCTACGACGTGTCGAACCTCCAGGGCACCGACGTGGTCGCGTCGATGGTCGTGTTCGAGGACGGGCTGCCGCGCAAGAGCGAGTACCGCCGGTTCGCGATCAAGGGGGTTGCGGGCCAGGACGATGTCGCGTCCATCCACGAGGTCATCACCCGTCGGTTCCGCCGCTACCTCGAGGAGCGGATCGAGACCGGCGAGGCCGGTGTCGACGACGCCGAGGACGACGCCGAGGACGGCGACGGGTCGGGCGGCGCCAAGAGCCATCGGCCGATCGACCCCGTCACCGGGCGGCCGCGCAAGTTCGCCTACCCGCCGCAGCTGGTGGTGGTCGACGGCGGGCCGCCGCAGGTGGCCGCGGCCGCGGCCGCGATGCGCGAGCTCGGGATCGACGATGTCGCGCTGTGCGGGCTGGCCAAGCGGCTCGAAGAGGTGTGGTTGCCGGACCGCGCCGACCCGGTGATCCTCGCGCGCACCAGCGAAGGCCTCTACCTGCTGCAACGCGTCCGGGACGAGGCGCACCGCTTCGCGATCACCTACCACCGGCAGCGGCGGTCGGTGTCGATGACGCAGAGCCAGCTCGATGCGGTGCCGGGGCTCGGGGAGACCCGGCGAAAGGCGTTGCTGCGCCACTTCGGGTCGGTGAAACGGCTGCGGGCGGCCACGGTCGAGGAGATCGCGGAGGTGCCTGGAGTCGGTCCCCGCACGGCAGTCGCGGTGCATTCGGCGCTGGCCGGCACGCCGGCGCCGGCACCGGGCGTCGACCCCACGACCGGCGAGATCCTGGACGGCCGCGACACCGTCAGCAGCGGAGTGGCAGGCTCGGGGTCACCATCATGA
- the rapZ gene encoding RNase adapter RapZ, whose protein sequence is MTSSTLPAGGLKELAVITGMSGAGRSTAAKCLEDLGWYVVDNLPPTLITAVVDLAARSHGEVDRIAVVVDVRSRAFSSNLRDALADLKRAGQPARVLFLEAPEDVLVRRFDGVRRPHPLQGDGRLVDGINRERELLGDLRADADLVIDTSQLNVHELRAKIANAFEADSADTLHLTMVSFGYKYGLPVDADVVIDCRLLPNPHWVPELRPFTGEDEPVRSYVLGQPGAAEFLDTALALLRRYEQGYVGEGKHYATIAIGCTGGQHRSVVISTELARRMRADGIEVQLSHRDVERG, encoded by the coding sequence ATGACCAGCTCGACCTTGCCCGCCGGCGGGCTCAAGGAGCTCGCCGTCATCACCGGCATGTCCGGAGCCGGGCGCAGCACGGCCGCGAAGTGTCTAGAGGACCTGGGTTGGTACGTCGTCGACAACCTTCCACCCACCCTGATCACCGCGGTCGTCGACCTCGCCGCCCGGTCACACGGCGAGGTCGACCGGATCGCGGTCGTCGTCGACGTACGCAGCCGGGCGTTCAGCTCGAACCTGCGCGACGCCCTCGCCGACCTCAAGCGGGCCGGCCAGCCCGCGCGGGTGCTGTTCCTCGAGGCTCCGGAGGATGTGCTCGTCCGCCGGTTTGACGGGGTGCGCCGGCCGCACCCGCTGCAGGGCGACGGCCGGCTGGTCGACGGCATCAACCGGGAGCGGGAGCTGCTCGGCGACCTGCGCGCGGACGCCGACCTCGTGATCGACACCAGCCAGCTGAACGTGCACGAGCTGCGGGCGAAGATCGCGAACGCGTTCGAGGCCGACTCCGCGGACACCTTGCACCTGACGATGGTCTCGTTCGGCTATAAGTACGGCCTTCCGGTCGACGCCGACGTCGTCATCGACTGCCGGCTGCTGCCCAACCCGCACTGGGTACCGGAGCTGCGGCCGTTCACCGGCGAGGACGAGCCGGTGCGCAGCTACGTGCTCGGGCAACCGGGTGCCGCCGAGTTCCTGGACACGGCGCTCGCGTTGCTACGCCGCTACGAGCAGGGGTATGTCGGTGAGGGAAAGCACTACGCGACAATTGCGATCGGCTGCACCGGCGGTCAGCACCGCAGCGTGGTGATTTCGACCGAGCTCGCCCGCCGGATGCGGGCGGACGGCATCGAGGTGCAGTTGTCGCATCGAGACGTGGAGCGTGGGTGA
- the yvcK gene encoding uridine diphosphate-N-acetylglucosamine-binding protein YvcK, which produces MSRSGAPKVVAFGGGHGLSASLAALRAVTPNLTAVVTVGDDGGSSGVIRTELDGLPPGDLRMALAALAGDDEQSRLWAQVCQHRLGGSGTLAVHPVGNLLLTGLNAVTGDPVASLEVAGRLLGAVGRVLPLSLEPIDIVAEVVGLDPADPGATREVHGQVAVATTPGQVVGVRLDPPDVDACPQAVDAVLDADWVVFGPGSWFTSVIPHLLVADMAKALFTTSARKVVTLNMCPQSGETEGFSPETHLEVLAAHAPDLEIDVVLSPRRVVDDEGRSLRRTAESLGARLVVTQLGNDQSVPVHDPQLLAAAYRSIFTTATEGDSAWR; this is translated from the coding sequence GTGAGTAGGTCGGGCGCGCCCAAGGTCGTCGCGTTCGGCGGCGGGCACGGCCTGTCTGCCTCGCTGGCGGCGTTGCGCGCGGTCACGCCGAACCTCACCGCGGTGGTGACGGTCGGTGACGACGGTGGCTCCAGTGGTGTGATCCGCACCGAGCTCGACGGCTTGCCGCCCGGTGACCTGCGGATGGCACTCGCCGCGCTCGCGGGCGATGACGAGCAGTCGAGGCTGTGGGCCCAGGTCTGCCAACATCGCCTCGGTGGCTCGGGCACCCTCGCGGTGCATCCGGTGGGCAATCTGCTGCTGACCGGTCTCAACGCCGTCACCGGCGACCCGGTTGCCAGCCTCGAGGTCGCCGGCCGGCTGCTCGGCGCCGTCGGCCGGGTGCTTCCGCTCTCGCTGGAGCCGATCGACATCGTGGCCGAGGTGGTCGGGCTCGACCCCGCCGACCCGGGTGCCACCCGCGAGGTGCACGGCCAGGTCGCAGTGGCGACGACCCCGGGTCAGGTGGTCGGGGTCCGCCTCGACCCTCCTGATGTCGATGCCTGCCCGCAGGCCGTCGACGCCGTGCTCGACGCCGACTGGGTGGTCTTCGGGCCCGGCTCGTGGTTCACCAGCGTGATCCCGCACCTGCTCGTCGCGGACATGGCCAAGGCCCTGTTCACCACGAGCGCCCGCAAGGTCGTGACCCTCAACATGTGCCCGCAGAGCGGTGAGACCGAAGGCTTCTCGCCGGAGACCCACCTCGAGGTGCTCGCCGCGCACGCGCCCGACCTGGAAATCGACGTCGTGCTGTCGCCCCGCCGCGTGGTCGACGACGAAGGCCGCTCGCTGCGACGTACCGCCGAGAGCCTCGGGGCCCGCCTGGTGGTCACTCAGCTGGGCAACGACCAGTCGGTGCCCGTGCACGACCCGCAGCTGCTGGCCGCGGCGTACCGCTCGATCTTCACCACCGCTACCGAAGGGGACTCCGCATGGCGATGA
- the whiA gene encoding DNA-binding protein WhiA gives MAMTAAVKDELARVVVTKPCCRKAEIATMLRFAGGLHLVGKGQVVIEADLDTGATARRLRKNLAEVYGHSSELAVVSAGGLRKGSRYLVRVTKDGHALARQTGLVDGNGRPVRGLPPQVVSGALCDAAAAWRGAFLAHGSLTEPGRSSSLEITCPGPEAALALVGAARRLGVAAKAREVRGVDRVVIRDGDAISVMLTKLGAHDSVLAWEERRMRREVRATANRLANFDDANLRRSARAAVAAGARVARAMEILGEDAPDHLLSAGRLRLEHGNASLEELGGLADPPLTKDAIAGRIRRLLAMADARADELGVPNTEASLTPEMLADAQ, from the coding sequence ATGGCGATGACGGCCGCGGTCAAGGACGAGCTCGCGAGGGTGGTCGTCACGAAGCCGTGCTGCCGCAAGGCAGAGATTGCCACCATGCTGCGCTTCGCCGGCGGCCTGCACCTGGTCGGAAAGGGCCAGGTCGTGATCGAAGCCGACCTCGACACCGGCGCAACCGCACGGAGGCTGCGCAAGAACCTCGCCGAGGTCTACGGGCACTCCTCGGAGCTCGCCGTGGTCTCGGCCGGTGGCCTGCGCAAAGGGTCGCGCTATCTGGTCCGGGTGACGAAGGACGGCCACGCGCTCGCGCGCCAGACCGGCCTGGTCGACGGCAACGGCCGCCCGGTCCGCGGGCTGCCGCCGCAGGTGGTCTCGGGCGCCCTGTGCGACGCGGCAGCGGCCTGGCGGGGCGCCTTCTTGGCCCATGGGTCCCTCACCGAGCCCGGCCGGTCGTCATCGCTGGAGATCACCTGTCCGGGTCCGGAGGCAGCGCTGGCGCTCGTCGGCGCCGCTCGCCGGCTCGGGGTCGCCGCGAAGGCCCGCGAGGTGCGCGGTGTCGACCGGGTGGTGATCCGGGACGGCGACGCGATCAGCGTGATGCTCACCAAGCTCGGCGCCCACGACAGCGTCCTGGCCTGGGAGGAGCGGCGGATGCGCCGCGAGGTCCGGGCCACCGCCAACCGGCTGGCCAACTTCGATGACGCCAACCTGCGCCGGTCCGCACGCGCGGCGGTCGCCGCCGGCGCCCGTGTGGCCCGCGCGATGGAGATCCTCGGTGAGGATGCGCCCGACCATCTGCTGTCGGCCGGCCGGCTGCGCCTCGAGCACGGCAACGCCTCGCTCGAAGAGCTCGGTGGCCTCGCCGACCCACCGCTGACGAAGGACGCGATCGCGGGGCGGATCCGCCGCCTGCTCGCCATGGCCGACGCGCGCGCCGACGAGCTCGGCGTCCCTAACACCGAGGCCTCTCTAACCCCCGAAATGCTCGCCGACGCCCAGTAG